From Methanomassiliicoccus sp., the proteins below share one genomic window:
- a CDS encoding zinc-ribbon domain-containing protein translates to MYCPNCGTNLPDESAFCPNCGFDLKKGTATPSQPWQPNVHQNAPPPYGYYLPVKSELVAAILGFFIPGAGHIYVGKIVRGLIFMIAYFSLTVISVWVVWSQIGGLVNTSDPNEIMNALSGSIGLITAVSIITFIIWIVQLIDVIMLTKKYNEGLQRTGQAPW, encoded by the coding sequence ATGTACTGTCCTAACTGTGGAACTAACCTGCCGGATGAATCAGCCTTCTGCCCCAACTGCGGTTTCGACCTAAAGAAAGGGACCGCGACTCCATCGCAACCATGGCAGCCCAATGTCCATCAGAACGCACCACCACCTTACGGTTACTACCTGCCGGTCAAGAGCGAGCTTGTGGCCGCAATACTGGGGTTCTTCATACCGGGGGCAGGCCATATCTATGTCGGCAAGATCGTTCGCGGCCTGATCTTCATGATCGCGTATTTTTCGTTGACCGTTATCTCTGTATGGGTGGTCTGGAGCCAGATAGGCGGCCTCGTAAATACGTCGGATCCTAACGAGATAATGAATGCACTGAGCGGCTCAATAGGCCTGATAACGGCCGTCAGCATCATCACGTTCATCATCTGGATAGTCCAGTTGATCGACGTTATAATGCTGACCAAGAAGTACAATGAGGGGCTGCAGAGGACCGGTCAGGCACCCTGGTGA
- a CDS encoding MarC family protein, which translates to MPGHMDFLDLDGLFYSATLLFFIFDPFASVPVFIAMTKSYDEKALVSCANRAILVAALLFVIFVLIGQPLLDMFGITVDGFKVAGGLVLLLMSMEIIFGLNLIRSGDQNVAWVIIATPILTGPGVISTAIILTVQYDPITVLLAGSFSLVTTWLLMRNAHAVTRIVGNQVIDIFSKVVGLLIAAMAIEYIFRGATDWMINNPHSLLGLILGIF; encoded by the coding sequence ATGCCTGGCCACATGGACTTCCTGGACCTCGATGGCTTGTTCTATTCGGCAACGCTGCTGTTCTTCATCTTCGATCCCTTTGCCAGCGTCCCGGTGTTCATTGCCATGACCAAGAGCTACGACGAGAAGGCCTTGGTGTCCTGTGCCAACCGCGCGATCCTGGTGGCAGCATTGCTGTTCGTCATATTCGTTCTTATTGGACAACCGCTGCTGGACATGTTCGGGATCACCGTGGACGGTTTCAAAGTAGCTGGGGGTCTTGTGCTCCTCCTGATGTCCATGGAGATCATCTTCGGTCTCAACCTCATCCGCTCGGGGGACCAGAACGTCGCCTGGGTTATCATCGCCACCCCCATTCTGACAGGTCCAGGAGTGATATCAACGGCCATCATCCTCACCGTGCAGTATGATCCTATCACGGTGCTGCTAGCAGGCAGCTTTTCGCTGGTGACGACTTGGCTCCTCATGCGCAACGCTCATGCCGTTACGCGTATCGTCGGGAACCAGGTCATCGATATCTTCTCCAAGGTCGTGGGGCTGCTGATAGCAGCTATGGCTATCGAATACATCTTCCGGGGGGCCACCGATTGGATGATCAACAATCCCCATTCCTTACTGGGCCTTATCCTTGGGATTTTCTAG
- a CDS encoding TIGR00269 family protein — protein MSRCDKCNREAVEFIRYNGSHLCSAHFQEYVERRVRKELRSQVDLDRSKHIAVAISGGKDSCIALLLIHNILEKRRDVTISAITVDEGIEGYRPEALQKARRLAKDLGVEHHVIRFQDEVGMTMDETASILGQRTPCAYCGVFRRMCMNLKAREICADVLATGHNLDDAAQAVLMNFTRGDVERLARMGPHEKVQPGLVPRIMPLRLIPEKEVYLYALLREIDFSDSSCPYWEAALRNEYRDIIDGMEARSPGTKHSIIASYDDLKPLLQMKYPQTALKLCQCGEPSPKGRCMACTMMEELQDRRTRQLP, from the coding sequence ATGAGCAGATGCGATAAGTGTAATCGCGAAGCCGTAGAGTTCATCAGATACAACGGCAGCCACCTCTGTTCCGCTCACTTCCAGGAGTATGTGGAAAGGCGAGTCAGGAAGGAGCTCAGGTCGCAGGTCGATCTGGACCGTTCCAAGCATATCGCAGTGGCCATTTCGGGGGGCAAGGACAGCTGCATCGCTCTTCTGCTGATACACAATATCCTGGAAAAGAGAAGGGATGTCACCATATCCGCCATTACTGTAGATGAGGGCATCGAAGGCTACCGCCCGGAGGCACTGCAGAAGGCGCGACGCTTGGCCAAGGACCTGGGCGTGGAGCATCATGTGATCAGATTCCAAGATGAGGTGGGGATGACCATGGACGAGACCGCCTCCATCCTAGGACAGCGAACGCCATGCGCCTATTGCGGGGTCTTTCGCCGCATGTGCATGAACTTGAAGGCAAGGGAGATCTGCGCGGACGTCCTGGCAACAGGTCATAACCTTGACGATGCGGCCCAGGCGGTGCTCATGAACTTCACCCGGGGGGACGTGGAGAGGCTGGCCCGCATGGGGCCCCATGAGAAGGTGCAGCCCGGCCTGGTCCCAAGGATCATGCCCCTTCGTCTCATCCCTGAGAAGGAGGTGTACCTCTATGCGCTGCTGCGCGAGATCGACTTCTCCGATTCCTCCTGCCCCTACTGGGAGGCGGCACTGCGCAACGAGTATCGGGATATCATCGACGGGATGGAGGCGAGGTCCCCGGGTACGAAGCACTCCATCATAGCCAGCTATGACGACCTCAAGCCACTGCTGCAGATGAAGTATCCTCAGACCGCCCTCAAATTGTGCCAGTGCGGTGAGCCCTCGCCCAAGGGAAGGTGCATGGCCTGCACCATGATGGAGGAGCTTCAGGACCGGCGGACCCGCCAGTTGCCCTGA
- a CDS encoding menaquinone biosynthesis decarboxylase — translation MTYRDLHSFVKRLEKEGELKRVVGPVSPELEITEITDRMSKVPGGGKALLFENVIGSSFPVLTNAFGSDRRMAMALEADSPDELAERISGLLKMSMPSTFMGKVGTLPELMGLAKCLPKVKKGGRAPCQEVVMTGNEVDLGTIPVLKCWPQDGGRFVTLPVVFTKSVEGKRNVGMYRMQIYDRNTTGMHWHIHKDGSHNYHGYEKEGRRMPVAVAIGTAPAVTYAATAPMPQGMDEMLLAGFIQGTPVDLVKCLTVDLEVPATAEFVLEGYVEPGETRTEGPFGDHTGYYSLKGEYPVFHVTAVTHRRDAIYSATVVGRPPMEDCYLAKATERIFLPPLRMVVPEIVDYWMPWEGVFHNIVVVSIRKEYPLHARKVMSALWGSGQMSFAKMIAVVDEDVPLKPEVLFDHLLDTIDPWTDVVLTEGVLDVLDHSAPDPLFGGKLGLDATERRPGERSRGESRFSPYRSEMEIREVLRDLDRGFISFRMAAAGRRTPLLLLSIDKKWKSSKYYRDLLERSPQLTREGVIVLFDDIDLTDSSLCLWKFFNNVDPLRDVWMADRQLIIDATKKGSVDGHEREWPDEIVMTPEVSRSVRERAHPLGIEDLYSEDGR, via the coding sequence ATGACCTACAGGGACCTGCACAGCTTCGTGAAACGTCTGGAGAAGGAAGGGGAGCTGAAGAGGGTCGTTGGGCCGGTATCGCCGGAACTGGAGATCACGGAGATCACCGACCGCATGTCCAAGGTACCGGGGGGCGGGAAGGCACTGTTGTTCGAGAACGTGATCGGTAGCAGTTTCCCCGTGCTGACCAACGCTTTCGGCAGCGACAGGAGGATGGCCATGGCCCTGGAGGCCGATTCCCCCGACGAACTCGCAGAGAGGATCTCGGGACTGCTGAAGATGTCCATGCCCTCCACCTTCATGGGTAAGGTGGGAACGCTCCCGGAGCTTATGGGACTGGCGAAGTGCCTCCCCAAGGTGAAGAAGGGCGGGAGAGCGCCATGCCAGGAAGTGGTCATGACAGGGAACGAGGTCGATCTAGGCACCATCCCGGTGCTCAAGTGCTGGCCCCAGGATGGGGGCAGGTTCGTTACCCTTCCGGTGGTGTTCACCAAGAGCGTGGAGGGGAAAAGGAACGTAGGCATGTACCGCATGCAGATCTACGACCGTAACACCACCGGCATGCACTGGCACATCCACAAGGACGGCAGTCACAACTACCACGGGTACGAGAAGGAAGGAAGGCGCATGCCGGTGGCGGTGGCCATCGGCACTGCCCCGGCGGTGACGTACGCGGCCACCGCCCCCATGCCCCAAGGGATGGACGAGATGCTGCTGGCCGGTTTCATCCAGGGGACTCCCGTAGATCTTGTTAAATGCCTCACAGTGGACCTGGAAGTGCCGGCAACGGCGGAGTTCGTCCTCGAAGGATATGTGGAACCGGGTGAGACCCGGACCGAGGGGCCGTTCGGGGACCATACCGGTTACTACTCCCTCAAGGGCGAGTATCCAGTGTTCCATGTGACCGCCGTGACCCACCGCCGGGACGCCATATACAGTGCTACCGTGGTGGGACGTCCGCCCATGGAGGACTGCTACCTAGCGAAGGCCACGGAGAGGATCTTCCTACCGCCGTTGCGGATGGTCGTCCCGGAGATAGTGGACTATTGGATGCCATGGGAAGGTGTCTTCCACAATATCGTGGTGGTCTCAATTCGCAAGGAATACCCGCTCCACGCCCGGAAGGTGATGAGCGCACTTTGGGGGAGCGGGCAGATGAGCTTCGCCAAGATGATTGCCGTCGTCGACGAGGACGTTCCCCTGAAGCCAGAGGTCCTGTTCGATCACCTGCTGGACACCATCGACCCGTGGACCGACGTGGTGCTCACGGAGGGTGTGCTGGACGTTCTGGACCACTCCGCGCCGGACCCTCTGTTCGGTGGAAAGCTGGGTCTCGATGCCACGGAACGGAGGCCGGGAGAGAGGTCCCGTGGCGAGTCCCGCTTCTCACCTTATCGTTCAGAGATGGAGATCAGGGAGGTGCTCAGAGACCTGGACAGGGGCTTCATCTCCTTCCGCATGGCCGCAGCTGGCCGCAGGACCCCTCTCCTGCTCCTTAGCATTGATAAGAAATGGAAGAGCTCCAAGTACTATCGGGACCTGTTGGAAAGGAGCCCCCAGCTGACCAGGGAGGGTGTGATCGTCCTGTTCGACGACATCGACCTTACCGACAGCTCCCTCTGTCTTTGGAAGTTCTTTAACAATGTGGATCCCCTGCGAGACGTTTGGATGGCGGATAGGCAGCTCATCATCGATGCCACCAAGAAGGGATCGGTGGACGGCCATGAGCGGGAGTGGCCGGATGAGATCGTGATGACCCCGGAGGTCTCCAGGTCGGTAAGGGAGAGAGCCCACCCGCTGGGCATCGAGGACCTTTACTCCGAGGATGGAAGGTAG
- a CDS encoding ubiquinone/menaquinone biosynthesis methyltransferase produces the protein MSLPTHVAKEMDKRPSRIGGMFDDITPTYDRLNLLMSGSIDRRWRKRTLEMLDIRPGDRVLDIATGTGDMALQAMATNGGDIVGIDLSRNMLRTALTKWRKGRQDAPYPVIQGDALNTPFKDAAFDMAMVAFGVRNMIDIDGFLREVHRILRPGGRLAVVELSIPRYPVIRQGMVFYLTKLMPVVVRLQKGDESSYRYLCDSIITFPSPDVLKDKMAAAGFTPLEIRELTLGACHIYLLEK, from the coding sequence ATGAGCCTGCCAACCCACGTCGCAAAGGAGATGGACAAGAGGCCGTCGCGCATCGGAGGCATGTTCGACGATATCACTCCGACCTACGACCGCCTCAACCTGCTCATGTCCGGTTCCATCGACCGCCGGTGGCGTAAGCGTACGCTGGAGATGTTGGACATCCGTCCGGGGGACCGGGTCCTGGACATCGCCACGGGGACCGGGGACATGGCCCTGCAGGCGATGGCAACGAACGGCGGGGACATAGTGGGTATCGACCTTTCGCGCAACATGCTCCGGACCGCGCTCACCAAGTGGAGAAAGGGTCGGCAGGACGCCCCCTATCCCGTGATCCAGGGTGATGCTTTGAACACCCCCTTCAAGGACGCGGCCTTTGATATGGCCATGGTGGCCTTCGGCGTCCGCAACATGATCGATATCGACGGCTTCCTCAGGGAGGTGCACCGGATCCTCAGGCCCGGCGGTCGTCTGGCTGTGGTGGAGCTGTCCATACCCCGCTATCCCGTGATCAGGCAGGGCATGGTCTTCTACCTCACCAAGCTCATGCCCGTGGTGGTCCGCCTCCAGAAGGGAGATGAGTCTTCATACCGATACCTGTGCGACTCCATCATCACGTTCCCCTCCCCTGACGTCCTGAAGGACAAGATGGCGGCTGCGGGCTTCACCCCGCTGGAGATAAGGGAGCTGACGTTGGGGGCATGCCATATCTACCTACTGGAGAAGTGA
- a CDS encoding UbiA family prenyltransferase has translation MIKISHTVFALPFGLAALVILSTDHIITLEMVLWIIVAIVGARSAAMGFNRIVDAGIDSRNPRTSGRHIPQGTLSVKQAGSFTLLSAIVFVGAAAMLSPLCFVLSFPVLAILLGYSYTKRFTSASHLVLGISIGLMPLGASVAVAGTITEATAVLSLALTTYIAGFDILYACQDIDFDRKEGLRSIPSRLGVPAALAVSSILHVISFSSLAALYWMLPMGLAYLACLLLIGALFIVEHLLVRPSDLTRINVAFFNVNSIISVMVFVAIALGVFLS, from the coding sequence ATGATTAAGATAAGCCACACGGTGTTCGCCCTTCCCTTCGGGCTGGCGGCCCTGGTGATACTCAGCACCGATCACATCATCACCTTAGAGATGGTCCTGTGGATAATAGTGGCCATAGTAGGGGCGCGGTCCGCGGCCATGGGCTTCAACCGCATCGTGGATGCGGGGATCGACAGCCGGAATCCCCGCACCAGCGGGCGGCACATCCCCCAGGGGACGCTCTCGGTGAAGCAGGCGGGATCGTTCACGCTCCTCTCAGCGATCGTGTTCGTCGGAGCCGCGGCCATGCTCTCGCCTCTATGCTTCGTGCTATCCTTCCCCGTACTGGCCATCCTCTTGGGATACTCCTACACCAAGCGCTTCACCTCTGCCAGCCATCTCGTCCTGGGCATATCCATCGGGCTCATGCCCCTGGGGGCGAGCGTGGCAGTGGCAGGGACGATCACCGAGGCTACGGCCGTTCTCAGCCTGGCCCTGACCACTTACATCGCCGGGTTCGACATACTATATGCCTGCCAGGACATCGATTTCGACCGAAAGGAGGGCCTGAGGTCCATTCCCTCCCGTCTGGGAGTGCCGGCCGCCCTGGCCGTGTCATCGATTCTTCACGTCATCAGCTTCTCCAGCCTGGCCGCCCTCTACTGGATGCTGCCTATGGGCCTTGCCTACCTCGCGTGCCTCCTGCTGATAGGGGCACTTTTCATCGTAGAGCACCTCCTGGTCCGGCCTTCGGACCTCACCAGGATAAACGTCGCCTTTTTCAACGTCAACAGCATCATATCGGTGATGGTCTTCGTAGCCATAGCCCTGGGGGTATTCCTCTCATGA
- a CDS encoding ABC transporter ATP-binding protein: protein MLTAEGLTKEFAPEIRVIEDLSFSVESGRSLTIIGPSGCGKSTLLYMLAGLTRPTSGKVLIEGREVKGPSREVGMILQDFGLLPWKTVWGNICLGMRIRSVPKGEQDRRAREIIKYLDLEGHEDDYPSRMSGGERQRLAIGRALVMEPSILLMDEPFSSLDTLTRERLQNTLLEVREQKGLTMVTVTHSIEEAVFLGDEIMVLGGRPCGIRAIVPNPDAGGKGYRSDERFFAVCREVRRAVEGL, encoded by the coding sequence ATGCTTACTGCCGAGGGGCTCACCAAAGAGTTCGCTCCTGAGATCAGGGTCATCGAGGATTTGTCATTCTCGGTAGAGAGCGGACGTTCATTGACCATTATAGGACCTTCAGGCTGCGGTAAAAGCACTCTACTTTACATGCTGGCCGGCCTGACGCGGCCGACGTCGGGCAAGGTCCTTATCGAAGGCCGGGAGGTCAAGGGACCTTCCCGGGAGGTGGGGATGATCCTCCAGGACTTCGGCCTCCTCCCCTGGAAGACAGTATGGGGCAACATCTGCCTGGGCATGAGGATCAGGAGCGTCCCCAAGGGGGAGCAGGACCGCCGTGCCCGGGAGATCATCAAATACCTCGATCTGGAAGGCCATGAGGACGACTACCCCAGCAGGATGAGCGGGGGCGAGAGACAAAGGCTGGCGATAGGCAGGGCTCTGGTCATGGAGCCCTCCATCCTGCTGATGGACGAGCCATTCTCATCGCTGGACACCCTCACCCGGGAGAGGCTGCAGAACACCCTGCTGGAGGTCCGTGAGCAGAAGGGGCTCACCATGGTCACTGTGACCCACAGCATTGAGGAGGCAGTATTCCTGGGGGATGAGATCATGGTCCTAGGCGGCCGTCCGTGCGGAATTCGCGCTATCGTCCCCAATCCTGACGCCGGAGGTAAGGGATACCGCAGCGACGAGCGCTTCTTCGCCGTATGCAGAGAGGTCCGCCGGGCGGTGGAGGGCCTATGA
- a CDS encoding ABC transporter substrate-binding protein: MVKRNRILFIIALILVAVVVAAGAFMASTPKEETKVLRIGVLPVIDTLPLHVAEEEGLFDQEGIDVQLVEFNSALERDAAFTAGSIQGYFGDLVNTLVLRKTMDVRVVTVDYRTLADNRMFAILASPNSGISDITQLNGTSIATSVASISEYFMTEMLTANGITDEVLVQQVPAIPIRYSSLLSDQISVAVLPEPFVTRAISDGAILLTDDRAVNTTATVIALRGDWISENQQAAKSFLKAYNASVAKVNEDPWRYSQVLYDKLHFPEELRNTFAFPPLSPVTLPAGEDLERVQDWMMDIGILTERFSFNDVMATGLHG, encoded by the coding sequence ATGGTGAAACGGAACAGGATCTTGTTCATCATCGCCCTGATCTTGGTCGCGGTGGTGGTGGCGGCGGGAGCCTTTATGGCATCGACTCCCAAGGAGGAGACCAAGGTGTTGCGGATTGGGGTTCTCCCCGTCATCGATACCCTGCCCCTCCATGTGGCCGAAGAGGAGGGACTGTTCGATCAGGAGGGCATCGACGTTCAGCTCGTGGAGTTCAATAGCGCCTTGGAGCGGGACGCGGCGTTCACGGCTGGAAGCATTCAGGGATACTTCGGAGACCTCGTCAACACCCTCGTCCTCAGGAAGACGATGGACGTGAGGGTCGTCACGGTCGATTACCGAACGCTAGCGGACAACCGCATGTTCGCTATCCTGGCCTCACCGAACTCGGGCATCAGTGACATCACGCAGTTGAACGGGACGTCCATCGCGACCTCGGTGGCGTCCATCTCCGAGTACTTCATGACCGAGATGCTGACGGCCAACGGGATAACCGATGAGGTATTGGTCCAGCAGGTCCCGGCCATCCCCATCCGGTACAGCTCCCTGCTCTCTGACCAGATCAGCGTTGCCGTTCTCCCGGAACCATTCGTGACACGGGCGATAAGTGATGGTGCGATCCTGCTTACGGATGACCGCGCGGTCAACACCACCGCCACCGTGATCGCCCTGAGGGGGGATTGGATCTCCGAGAACCAACAGGCAGCCAAGAGCTTCCTGAAAGCCTACAATGCCAGTGTTGCCAAGGTCAACGAGGACCCATGGAGATACAGCCAGGTATTGTATGATAAGCTCCACTTCCCGGAGGAGCTCCGGAACACCTTCGCCTTCCCGCCTCTGTCGCCCGTGACCCTCCCCGCGGGGGAGGACCTGGAAAGGGTTCAGGATTGGATGATGGATATCGGAATACTCACAGAGCGGTTCTCCTTCAACGACGTGATGGCGACGGGACTGCATGGGTGA
- a CDS encoding serine hydroxymethyltransferase, whose translation MMKEDAYWIKDQVKAHTKWFEESLPMIASENLISPLAKEMMISDFHDRYAEGLPGKRYYQGNIYVDKVELKCLELARKIFKAKFVDVRPTSGTVANIAVLFALAKPGDKIATPELASGAHISTAPFGAVGLRGLNPVHYPWDYKNWNLDVDATKKFLVREKPKVAQFGLSVFLFPTPIKEIQDALQEAGCAVWYDAAHVLGLIAGGKFQDPLREGVQIISASTHKTFPGPNHGIIIADKVSDDVQAKLQKAAFPGVTSSHHLHAMAALAVTMAEFEIYGKQYAGQVIKNAKALGSALYEMGIDVMCPHLGFTESHTLAISVAKHGGGAQCALDLENANIITNKNMLPGDTSSVKPSGLRLGTQELTRLGMEKGEMEEVARLIYRVIVKKENPETVKKDVWELKKDFTKVQYCLNEGAEAYKYYDLV comes from the coding sequence ATTATGAAGGAAGATGCATACTGGATTAAGGACCAGGTCAAAGCCCATACCAAATGGTTCGAAGAGTCGCTCCCCATGATCGCCTCGGAGAACCTCATTAGCCCCCTTGCAAAGGAGATGATGATATCCGATTTCCATGATCGGTACGCGGAAGGCCTTCCCGGCAAGAGGTACTACCAAGGCAACATCTATGTGGACAAGGTGGAGTTGAAGTGCCTGGAGCTGGCCAGGAAGATATTCAAGGCCAAGTTCGTGGATGTGCGCCCGACATCCGGCACGGTGGCCAACATCGCAGTGCTGTTCGCGCTGGCCAAACCAGGCGACAAGATAGCCACCCCGGAGCTGGCATCGGGTGCTCACATCTCCACCGCACCGTTCGGTGCGGTCGGCCTGAGGGGTCTGAACCCGGTGCACTACCCCTGGGACTACAAGAACTGGAACCTTGACGTGGATGCCACCAAAAAATTCCTGGTTCGGGAGAAGCCCAAGGTCGCCCAGTTCGGTCTATCGGTGTTCCTTTTCCCGACACCCATCAAGGAGATTCAGGATGCTCTGCAGGAAGCTGGTTGCGCGGTATGGTACGATGCCGCTCACGTGCTCGGCCTCATCGCCGGCGGCAAGTTCCAGGATCCCCTGCGGGAAGGCGTACAGATAATATCCGCTAGCACTCACAAGACGTTCCCCGGCCCCAACCACGGTATAATCATCGCAGACAAGGTCAGTGACGATGTCCAGGCCAAACTGCAGAAGGCGGCCTTCCCTGGTGTGACCTCCTCCCACCACCTTCATGCCATGGCCGCCCTCGCGGTCACCATGGCGGAGTTCGAGATCTACGGCAAGCAGTATGCTGGTCAGGTCATCAAGAACGCCAAGGCCTTGGGCAGCGCCCTCTATGAGATGGGCATCGATGTGATGTGTCCCCATCTCGGCTTCACGGAGTCCCACACCCTGGCCATCAGCGTGGCCAAGCACGGCGGCGGGGCCCAGTGCGCACTTGACCTGGAGAATGCCAACATCATCACCAACAAGAACATGCTTCCCGGCGATACCAGCTCCGTAAAGCCCTCGGGGTTGAGGCTGGGCACGCAGGAGCTTACCCGCCTGGGCATGGAGAAAGGGGAGATGGAAGAGGTCGCCCGCCTGATCTACCGGGTCATCGTCAAGAAGGAGAACCCGGAAACGGTGAAGAAGGACGTGTGGGAGCTCAAAAAGGACTTCACCAAGGTGCAGTATTGCCTCAATGAAGGCGCTGAGGCGTACAAGTACTACGACCTGGTGTAA
- a CDS encoding bifunctional phosphoglucose/phosphomannose isomerase produces the protein MPLTLDDASGLAQVDASNMLGQMAALPQQLLASLSKELNIEKGYRKVCLCGLGGSAMGADVLCDHLMGTTDTMVSVVRDVRLPGWVDEETLTILLSYSGNTRETLAMHAEAQRRGTRIAVITSGGRLLQLSEANGESIVRVPPGLQPRAALGHLLGSAAIVLESVGIAPVATDLKRMVPSLEEDVRSCSAHTPTEDNPGKKIAIGMAGTLPFIYSSRNVRSAGRRWQTQINENSKMLCLYGELPEADHNQIVGWVDGAKDGKNRPVFLRASSDRGMMAEIVKATISIFEDFGLDPLIVDLKGETSLESVMRGIVLGDHVSFYLAMLQGIDPMPVSSISELKKRLG, from the coding sequence ATGCCCCTGACCCTGGATGACGCTTCCGGCCTGGCCCAGGTCGATGCCTCCAATATGCTCGGCCAAATGGCTGCCCTTCCCCAGCAACTGCTCGCCTCCCTATCGAAGGAGCTCAACATCGAAAAGGGGTACAGAAAGGTATGCCTGTGTGGCCTAGGGGGTTCGGCCATGGGGGCCGATGTCCTGTGCGATCACTTGATGGGAACCACGGACACCATGGTCTCCGTGGTCAGGGACGTGCGCCTGCCTGGTTGGGTCGATGAGGAGACCCTCACCATACTATTATCTTACTCTGGCAATACCAGGGAGACCCTGGCCATGCATGCGGAGGCCCAGCGCCGCGGCACCCGTATCGCCGTTATCACTTCTGGAGGTAGGCTGCTGCAGCTGTCCGAGGCTAACGGCGAGAGCATCGTGCGGGTACCGCCGGGGCTCCAGCCTCGGGCCGCACTGGGCCATCTCTTGGGAAGTGCCGCGATCGTTTTGGAGAGCGTAGGAATTGCTCCAGTGGCCACCGACCTCAAGAGGATGGTCCCTTCGCTGGAGGAGGACGTCCGCTCCTGCTCCGCGCACACCCCCACCGAGGACAACCCTGGAAAGAAGATCGCTATAGGAATGGCCGGGACCCTTCCCTTCATCTATTCCTCACGGAACGTGCGCTCGGCAGGCCGCCGCTGGCAGACCCAGATAAATGAGAACTCCAAGATGCTGTGCCTTTACGGCGAACTGCCCGAGGCGGATCACAACCAGATAGTGGGATGGGTGGACGGTGCCAAGGATGGCAAGAACAGGCCGGTGTTCCTGCGCGCCTCATCGGACCGAGGGATGATGGCGGAGATCGTCAAGGCCACGATATCCATATTCGAAGATTTCGGCCTGGACCCGTTGATAGTGGACCTCAAAGGCGAGACGTCCCTGGAGAGCGTGATGAGAGGTATAGTCCTGGGGGACCACGTCAGCTTCTATCTTGCCATGCTCCAGGGCATTGACCCCATGCCAGTATCTTCAATATCAGAACTAAAGAAAAGATTGGGCTGA
- the ribB gene encoding 3,4-dihydroxy-2-butanone-4-phosphate synthase, translated as MDNLREAFNALRSGKFVLIFDSDSREAETDMMIASEHVTYESIRTLRKEAGGLICTTVPAEVWKKLDLPFLAELFAESYSKHPVLKVLAPNDLPYDTKSAFSLTINHRRTFTGIPDADRALTIMEFSKLGSGLNGLDPDLAREEFGKNFRAPGHVFLLNSQQGMLNDRRGHTELSSALLKMGGMFPSATICEMMGDDGKALTKDKAQDYARRYGLNYLEGAEIIEAWQGSKWSQ; from the coding sequence GTGGATAATTTGAGGGAGGCCTTCAACGCGCTGCGCTCCGGTAAGTTCGTGCTGATATTCGATTCGGACAGCAGGGAGGCGGAGACTGACATGATGATCGCCTCCGAACATGTGACCTATGAGAGCATCCGCACCCTCCGGAAGGAGGCGGGCGGTCTGATCTGCACCACTGTCCCTGCAGAGGTTTGGAAGAAGCTGGACCTCCCCTTCCTGGCAGAGCTGTTCGCGGAGTCCTATTCCAAGCACCCCGTGCTTAAGGTGCTGGCCCCGAACGACCTGCCGTACGACACCAAATCGGCGTTCTCCCTGACCATTAACCACCGGAGGACCTTCACGGGGATACCGGACGCGGACCGTGCCCTTACCATCATGGAGTTCTCGAAGTTGGGAAGCGGTCTGAACGGTCTCGATCCTGATCTTGCGCGGGAGGAGTTCGGTAAGAACTTCCGCGCTCCCGGTCATGTGTTCCTACTCAACTCCCAGCAGGGAATGCTCAACGACAGGAGAGGGCACACTGAGCTTTCCTCCGCCCTTCTCAAGATGGGCGGGATGTTCCCCTCGGCCACCATCTGTGAGATGATGGGCGATGATGGCAAGGCTCTTACCAAGGACAAGGCTCAAGATTATGCCCGACGATACGGCCTGAACTACCTCGAGGGTGCGGAGATCATCGAGGCATGGCAGGGCAGCAAGTGGTCACAATGA